One window from the genome of Candidatus Latescibacterota bacterium encodes:
- a CDS encoding PTS sugar transporter subunit IIA gives MESRKLASFFEEDLCIFSLRSRKKSSVMQEMVRHLATTGRISDEHFIMEMLKNRESLGSTGLGMGVAFPHGRSLAIKKLTVLFARSSGGVDFEAQDGENTKIFFLILAPSDKGADTYLALLSELIGIIQKPQKLEKLLAVKDYASLVAVLDGDE, from the coding sequence ATGGAATCGAGAAAACTCGCTTCGTTTTTCGAAGAGGATCTTTGCATTTTCAGTCTTCGTTCCAGGAAAAAATCTTCTGTCATGCAGGAGATGGTTCGACATCTCGCCACCACAGGCAGGATATCAGACGAACATTTTATTATGGAGATGCTCAAAAACCGTGAAAGCCTTGGAAGCACGGGACTTGGGATGGGTGTGGCCTTTCCTCACGGCAGGTCGCTGGCTATCAAGAAACTGACTGTTCTCTTCGCCAGATCATCGGGCGGAGTCGATTTTGAAGCACAGGATGGTGAAAACACGAAGATATTCTTTCTCATCCTTGCACCGTCAGACAAAGGCGCGGACACCTATCTGGCACTCCTCAGCGAATTGATCGGCATTATCCAGAAACCACAGAAGCTCGAAAAACTCCTGGCGGTAAAAGATTATGCTTCACTTGTTGCTGTACTGGACGGTGATGAATAA